A genome region from Vicia villosa cultivar HV-30 ecotype Madison, WI unplaced genomic scaffold, Vvil1.0 ctg.002570F_1_1, whole genome shotgun sequence includes the following:
- the LOC131639236 gene encoding non-seed lectin-like, whose translation KLTNGNPELIIQGDAHFVDGGFVALTNRTPPATTTGRALYKTPVTLWNDTTGQVASFNTSFSFVVESPEEQPCPTDGLIFFIAPLDTVIPNNSDSRYLGVVDGKNAINRFVGLEFDLYPNYFDPYMRHIGIDVNSLISLKTEKWNWVSDSLTKVTITYDSPSNELSALVTYENGEYTSIAQAVDLKTVLPNIVRIGFSATSKTGVAHNIHSWSFASDLETTISSVSDI comes from the coding sequence aaactcacCAATGGTAATCCAGAATTAATCATTCAAGGGGACGCCCATTTTGTAGACGGTGGTTTTGTGGCACTCACCAACAGAACACCTCCAGCTACAACCACAGGACGTGCCTTATATAAAACACCTGTGACCCTTTGGAACGATACTACTGGCCAAGTTGCCAGCTTTAACACTTCCTTTTCGTTCGTTGTAGAATCCCCGGAGGAACAACCTTGTCCAACTGATGGACTGATCTTTTTCATTGCACCCCTGGACACCGTGATTCCCAATAACTCAGACAGTAGATATCTAGGAGTAGTTGATGGTAAAAATGCAATAAATCGATTTGTTGGTTTAGAGTTTGACCTTTATCCCAATTATTTTGATCCCTATATGAGACATATTGGAATCGATGTCAACTCTTTAATTTCGCTCAAAACTGAGAAATGGAATTGGGTGAGTGATTCATTGACAAAAGTAACTATAACATATGACTCTCCTTCTAACGAGTTGAGTGCTCTTGTCACTTACGAAAATGGAGAATACACTAGCATTGCACAAGCGGTTGATTTGAAAACTGTGCTTCCCAACATTGTTAGGATTGGTTTTTCTGCTACTTCAAAAACTGGTGTAGCACACAACATTCATTCATGGTCATTCGCATCAGACTTGGAAACAACTATAAGCAGTGTCTCAGACATATGA